In one Methanobrevibacter arboriphilus genomic region, the following are encoded:
- a CDS encoding ABC transporter ATP-binding protein, translating into MKLYEKKDNKFLSLLSFSGKYKYLTIIGCILAGISAVLGLIPFIYIWKMIEEIILVMPNYSNAVNLAHYGWMALFYGILSIGIYFVALMCTHLSAFRNERNMKIITMNHLLKLPLGFFSNKSSGSLRKIIDYSSATTEGFLAHSLPDLISALVTPIAFLVLLFSYNWFFGALSLIPMTIALLILMPMMRGSNKEMLIKYQESLEDMNSEAVEYVRGIPVTKTFQQSIFSFKNFHKTIKDYSKFVTSYSISCQVPYTCFTVSINGFFALLIPAGILLIGSTFNPSLFLDLIFYIILTPIASLIMNKIMFSSQNWMIAKQSLLKIEKILDTKPLEESKNPQHIKSHQINFNNVSFKYPGNTKETLKNINFEIKENETIALVGPSGGGKTTLATLIPRFWDVDSGEILIGDVNVKNIKEKELMKNISFIFQKTQLFKNSILNNVLIAKKDAKKSEVLEALSAAQCDDIIKKLPDGIDTVIGKSGVHLSGGEQQRIALARVILKDAPIIILDEATAFADPENEYKIQKAFKKITEGKTVLIIAHRLSTIKNVDKILVIQSGEIIESGPHNELIEADGFYKNMWDNYNESVQWKVKNFQSPINLDNEKEGV; encoded by the coding sequence ATGAAATTATATGAAAAAAAAGACAATAAATTTTTAAGTTTATTAAGTTTTTCAGGAAAATATAAATACCTAACAATCATTGGATGTATTTTAGCAGGTATTAGCGCTGTTTTAGGATTAATACCCTTTATTTATATTTGGAAAATGATTGAAGAGATAATATTAGTAATGCCAAATTATTCAAATGCTGTAAATTTAGCCCATTATGGATGGATGGCATTATTTTATGGAATATTATCTATAGGCATCTATTTTGTAGCATTAATGTGTACACATTTATCTGCATTTAGAAATGAAAGAAATATGAAAATTATAACTATGAACCACTTATTAAAATTACCCTTAGGATTTTTTTCAAATAAGAGTAGTGGAAGTTTACGTAAAATTATTGATTATAGTTCTGCAACAACAGAAGGGTTCTTAGCTCACTCCTTACCAGATTTAATTAGTGCATTAGTAACTCCTATAGCTTTTTTAGTATTATTATTTAGCTATAATTGGTTTTTCGGAGCATTATCTTTAATTCCAATGACAATAGCATTATTAATACTTATGCCTATGATGAGAGGAAGTAATAAAGAAATGCTAATAAAATATCAAGAATCTTTAGAAGATATGAATTCTGAAGCAGTAGAATATGTAAGAGGAATACCTGTTACAAAAACTTTCCAACAAAGTATTTTTTCTTTTAAAAACTTCCACAAAACAATTAAAGACTATAGTAAATTTGTAACCAGCTATTCAATTTCATGTCAAGTCCCATATACTTGCTTTACTGTTTCAATAAATGGATTTTTTGCATTATTAATACCTGCAGGAATATTATTAATAGGTTCTACATTTAATCCTTCTTTATTTTTAGATTTAATATTTTACATTATTTTAACTCCAATAGCATCTTTAATAATGAATAAAATCATGTTTTCAAGCCAAAATTGGATGATTGCAAAACAATCTCTACTAAAAATAGAAAAAATATTAGATACAAAACCATTAGAAGAAAGTAAAAATCCTCAACATATTAAAAGTCATCAAATAAATTTTAATAATGTTTCATTTAAGTATCCAGGAAATACAAAGGAAACTTTAAAAAATATCAATTTCGAAATTAAAGAAAATGAAACTATAGCATTAGTTGGTCCTTCAGGAGGAGGTAAAACTACTTTAGCTACATTGATTCCAAGATTCTGGGATGTAGATAGTGGAGAAATATTAATCGGAGATGTAAATGTAAAAAATATTAAAGAAAAAGAGTTAATGAAAAATATTTCATTTATTTTTCAAAAAACACAACTATTTAAAAACAGTATATTAAACAATGTTTTAATTGCTAAAAAAGATGCTAAAAAATCAGAGGTATTAGAAGCATTGAGTGCTGCACAATGTGATGATATTATAAAAAAATTACCTGATGGAATAGATACAGTTATTGGAAAATCAGGAGTTCATTTATCCGGAGGAGAACAACAAAGAATAGCTTTAGCTCGTGTCATATTAAAAGATGCTCCAATAATTATTTTAGATGAAGCTACAGCATTTGCAGATCCTGAAAATGAATACAAAATACAAAAAGCTTTTAAAAAAATTACAGAAGGAAAAACCGTCTTGATTATAGCACATCGGTTATCTACAATTAAGAATGTAGATAAAATACTTGTAATACAATCTGGTGAGATTATAGAATCAGGACCACATAATGAGCTAATTGAAGCAGATGGTTTTTATAAAAATATGTGGGATAACTATAATGAATCTGTACAGTGGAAAGTGAAAAATTTCCAATCTCCAATAAATTTAGACAATGAAAAAGAGGGAGTGTAA